From a region of the Pseudomonadota bacterium genome:
- a CDS encoding zinc transporter ZntB, with amino-acid sequence MTTNSGDGLICAFLLDQQGGGTPLDWEQASAWQPDQGVLWVHMDYSAPRSQQWIKEQSGLDEIIQEALLATETRPRCVHLGEGLIITLRGVNLNPGSDPEDMVSIRLWADSRRIISLRHRRLIAVQEIGGEIRAGRGPRSSAEFLVEISERLVDRMADVIQSLDEQVDDLEEAVLTEQSHQLRPKLAQIRRQAIMLRRYLAPQREALARIHGEKLNWLGEREQLQLREIADRTTRYVEDLDSARERAAVTQEELNSRLSEQMDRRMYVISIVAALFLPLGFLTGLLGINVGGIPGADAGDAFFIVTAAMAVLVGLQLVLFKWWRWF; translated from the coding sequence ACGACAAACAGCGGCGACGGCCTGATTTGCGCCTTCCTGCTCGACCAACAAGGCGGCGGGACGCCGCTGGACTGGGAACAGGCCTCCGCCTGGCAGCCCGATCAGGGGGTGCTGTGGGTGCACATGGATTATTCGGCGCCGCGCTCACAGCAATGGATCAAAGAGCAGAGCGGACTCGATGAGATCATCCAGGAGGCGCTGCTGGCCACCGAGACCCGGCCGCGCTGCGTGCATCTGGGCGAGGGCCTCATCATCACCCTGCGTGGGGTCAACCTCAATCCAGGCTCCGACCCGGAAGATATGGTCTCCATCCGCCTCTGGGCCGACAGCCGGCGCATCATCAGTTTGCGCCACCGGCGGCTGATAGCCGTGCAGGAGATCGGCGGAGAGATCAGGGCGGGGCGGGGCCCGCGTTCCAGCGCTGAATTTCTTGTTGAAATCAGCGAACGTCTGGTGGATCGTATGGCCGATGTCATCCAATCGTTGGACGAGCAGGTCGACGATCTGGAGGAGGCGGTGCTCACCGAACAGAGCCACCAGCTGCGACCGAAACTCGCCCAGATTCGTCGCCAGGCGATCATGCTGCGCCGCTATCTCGCCCCGCAGCGCGAAGCCCTGGCGCGTATCCACGGTGAAAAGCTCAACTGGCTGGGTGAGCGCGAGCAGCTGCAGCTGCGCGAAATCGCCGACCGCACCACGCGTTATGTCGAAGACCTGGACTCGGCGCGCGAACGGGCCGCCGTCACCCAGGAGGAGCTCAACAGCCGTCTTTCCGAGCAGATGGACCGGCGCATGTACGTCATCTCCATCGTTGCCGCGCTCTTTTTGCCGCTGGGTTTTCTCACCGGTCTGCTGGGCATCAATGTCGGCGGCATACCGGGCGCCGATGCCGGTGATGCGTTTTTCATCGTCACCGCGGCGATGGCGGTACTGGTGGGACTGCAGTTGGTACTCTTCAAATGGTGGCGCTGGTTCTGA